GGCGGTCAGGGCGGCGTGCAGGATCCACAGCGATATCGAGCGCGGCTTCATTCGCGCCGAGGTGGTGCACTACGAGGATTTCGTCCACTACGGCACCGAGGCGAAATGCCGCGAAGCGGGCAAGTTCCGTCTGGAGGGCAAGGAGTACGTCGTCCGCGACGGGGATATCATCCACTTCCGCTTCAACGTGTAGTCAACCGCGGCGGGCATCGCTCGCCGCCGCGCCGGCTCCGTGAGGCGCTGGCGTTGACTACCGCGCCCGATTGACCGGGCAGCCGCGCAGGGCGGCGTTCACGGCGGCAACGATATCGTCGATCTCGACCGCCCCGGTGCCGTTGGCGTCGAACGGTGGGCAGGCGCTCATGGGCTGGAGATTCAGGGCGATGTTGACCCCGACAATCAACTCGTCGACTGCGGCGGTGCCGTCGCGGTCGCAATCGCCGGGACAGGTGCCGTCTGGCGCGGTGGTGCTGGTAGGAGTGAGTGTCGGAACCGGCGCCTCCGGCGTTGGCGTCGGCGTTGCGCTCTCCACCGGGATTGCAGTGGGGGAGGGCGTACCTGTTACCGTGGCGGTTGGCGCCGGCGTGTGAGTTGGCTCCGTGGTAGGGGACACGGTTGCGGTTGGCAACGGGGTCGAGGTCGGCTCTATCGCCGTCGTGGGGCTGTCCTCGGCAGTGGGGGTAGCCGAAGGCGGGGCGGCTTCCGTGGCGGTCCCGGTGGGCGTGCTCGAAGGATGGGCGGTTTCCGTTGGGACGACCGTGGGCGAGTGCGTCGAGGTGCCCGTCGCGCTCGCCTCCGCCGTGGGTGTGTCTGTCGCTTCGGAAACCGGCGTCTCGGAAGGAGTCGGCGTCAGCGTGGCAACGATCGTTGCAGTTGGGCTCGCCGTCTCAGTGTTCTCGGCCACGGGACTTGTCGTCACGGTGGGGGTGGCGGTTGGGGTGCCGCTTGGCGGTACGGTGGCGGTGCCGGTGGGCGTGGGTGCAGCGGTATCGATCGCCGTGGGGGTCGGCGTCTCGGCGGCCACCGCGGTTGCGGTTGCCGTGGCCGTGGGTGCCGGCGTTTCGATCTCGGTAGGAGTTGCGCTCGGGGTCGCCACGAGTGTCGGCGACGGTGTCGATGACGGCGTGTGCGTTGCCGTTATCGTGGGTGTCCTGGTCGGGGTCGGCGGCACGGTTGCCGTCCGTGTGGGAGTCTGAGTCGCCGATCGCGTTGGCGTCATGGTGGCAGTCCGAGTGGCGGTCCGGGTCGGCGTGCGAGTGGCGGTTCGTGTCGGCGTCTTGGTCGCGGTTCGGGTCTGCGTCGGAGTGGGAGTTCGGGTGCGAGTTCGGGTTGCGGTCGGCGTGCGGGTGCGGGTGCGGGTCGCCGTCGGTACCACGCAAACATTCGAGGTACACACCTCACCGGCAGGGCAGTCGGCAGTGGTAAGGCAGGACAGTAGTACGTCGGAGGCGACGCAGTGCCCGTCCCCGTCGCAGATCGACTCCAGAGTAAAAGGGTTGAAGTCCTCGCACTCCGTTCCTTCCGGGGCCGGGATATGGTTCAGGCAGCGGTTCTGGCTTTCGCTACAGTCGACGGTACACTGGTTGAAATCGTCTTCGCAGCGGGCGGTGTGGAAACATATGAAGGCGACGCAGGTATCGACGGTACAGAACTTCCCGTCGATGCAGTCGCTGTTACTGAGGCACTGAGCGAGGGCGGTCTGCGGGCAAAGGCCCAAGAACAGCATCGCGACGGCAACGATCGGCCCCGCAATCCACCGGTTCGGTTCCGACCTGCGACGGGCAGTAGGACTGCCGCCGTGGTGACGGAGATAGTCTGCATGTCGTCTGCGAGACATGATCGCCCCCTGTGTTGACGAACCGTTCTTACTGCCGACTCAGCCGGTGCCGGCGCTTATACGACGCAAACGAACGGCGGCGCAAGCGTCGTCCCGGATCTGCAATGAGGCCCGCAGTTGTCGACTCTCCGTTGGCGAAGGTCGACTCGAACCGCCTTCGGCCGGGGTTAAATCGGGTAGGGGGAATCGCCGCTTTTCTGTCCGGGCTTCGGGGCGCTTTCTTCCCTGGGTGATTTGGCGGGGGCTGCCGGCGCCGGGACAGGATCGGTGACGGCCGGGGCTGCCGGCGCGACGTTCCGGCGGGGCTTCGCGGCGCGAGTCGAGCTGGCCGCGCGCGTTGGGCGCGACTGGCGAGCGCTCTTGCCGCGCGACTGCGAATCGAGCTTGAAGATCAGGTCGGTAACCCGCACGGCAAGCTTCAGCTTGGTAGCAAGGTCCTGGGTCCGGCGGCGCTGCTCTTCCAGGCGCTCCCGGAGGAGGGCGTTCTCGGCGCGTACGGCCGCGGGCTCGTCGTCGGCGCCGGCTGCGGCGGCCGCCAATTCCCGTTCGAGCGCCGCGCTTTCCGCCTCTGTGGCCACAAGGGTACGTTGAAAGCTGGCCGCCGCCTCGCCGGTGCGGCTTTCGAGCTGGGCGCTGCGACCGTCGCCGGCGGACACTGCAGTCGCGGGGCGCCGCGCCAGCTCGCGCTGGAGCGCGTCGAAATCTTCCGCCAGTTTCTGGCGGGCCTGTTTCTCTTCGGTTAGCGCCTGACGGAGGTAAACGATTTCCTGCTTGGCCGCGAGAAATGCGGACTCGGGCACGGCCGGTGCCCCGAACGGCGCTTGCGAGGTTTCGCGGCGGAGGCGGTCGAGCTGCATCTCGGCGGCCTGGCGCCGACGCCGCTCTTCGGCAAGCTCCGCGTGAAGAGCCGCAATGCGCTCGGCCACGAGATCGGTGCCGCCGTTGGCCGCCTCGGGTTCACGGGGGAGGTCGTGCGGCTCGGTCGAAGATGACGCTGCGGCCGGCTCGCCCCGCGGCATGTCGTCAGGAGACTCCCGCGCCGATCGCGTTCGCGAACTGTCGAGCGCCTGCAGAAGCGCCTGCTCGCGTTCCCGTAACTCGCGCACCTGGGTACGCAGTGCGGCAACGTCGCTTCCCGAATCTGCGCCGGCGCCCGTGGAGTCGCCGGCTGACGTCGATCGCGCGGCAGACGCGGCTGCCGAAGGTGCGGTTTGGCTATCGGTACCGGTGCCCGACGCCGAGACGTCCCACGGCTCGTATCTGTACTCGGCCCCGCGCCCGGCTAGGCCGCAGCCACTCGTCGCAAGCCCAAGCCCGACTGCGAGAACAACAACCCCGGGGCACCACTGCCGACGGCACGCGCCGACGCTCATGGCGCCGGACCCTACCCCCGAGGATGGCCCTTGTCTACCGCGACTTTTCCGGCAGGGCGACCGGTTCCGGTGCGTCCTGACAGGGCGGGCCGGGGGCGTACCACATGCGCCAGCGCACGGGCACTCCGGCCGCGACAATTATCGTCGACGACCGCGTACCGTAAACGTCGGTGTGTACGCAGAGGTTGTTGAGCGGCGAGCGAGTGCGTGGATCCAGGGGCGTCGCATGGTCGGCGAGCACGCCGCGCAACGCGGCGCACAGCGTCTCCGGGTCGGCACTGTCGACCGTCGAGACGAGCGCGTTGAACAACTCGTGCGACCTCGCGAGGCGCGGGCACTCGAAGTCGTTGAGATCGAGGTTGGTCAGGAGATGCACGCCCGGAGCAAGGTCCTGTCGAACCATGGCGCCGCTGATGTTGCCGACGACACAGGCGGCGACGGGTGAGGCCAGCAGGAGGTTGAACGGGTTGTATCGATCGGCGGGTTCGCCGACGACGAACGCCGCCGCGGCCGCCACCGAATCGTGTCTCAGCGCGTCGAGGCAGAGCTGGCCGCGCGAGCGCCGTGTCGGGTCGATCGCGGTCGCCGTTCGCCGGTTCAGCAGTCCGGCGACGAGGCCATGGGCGTTGAGGCCGAGCCACGTACCGCCAGCGACAAGGTCTCGTCCGGCGACCACCCAGGGGTCGCTTGCGAGCACGGCCGGACCCGCGGTCGGCCGGTCGTAGAACTCGTCGCGGTTGGCCGCGATCACGACCGGGCGCTCGCGGCTGGTCCGATGAAAGAGGGCCAGCGTACACACGGCATCGAGTATAAGGGCGCGCCAGAGCACGAACAATGCGCCGCAGCGTTGACGAACGTGGGAGAGCTCGAATTGAGTCACCGTGGGGCGTGTGTTAGCGTCCCCGCATGTCAGCCGCCGCGGCCACGTTCCAGTCGATCGAAGACGTCGTCGAGCGCTTCGGCCGGCAGCGCTACATCTGTAACCGGCGCATTGCCACGGTCGTGTATCTCGCCAGCCATTTGCAGAAACCGATCCTCGTTGAGGGACCCGCCGGCGTCGGCAAGACCGAGTTGGCCAAGGTGCTCGCCGACGCTCTCGGCTACGACCTGATTCGGCTGCAGTGCTACGAAGGGCTCGACGAGGCGAAGGCGCTTTACGAGTGGGAGTACGCCAAGCAGCTTCTCTACACCCAGATCCTGAAGGACAAGATCAACGACGTCGTCGGGGGAGCGGCGTCGCTGCGCGAGGCGGTAGACCGGATTGCCAGCGAAGACGATGTGTTCTTCTCCGACCGGTTCATCCTGCCCCGGCCGCTGTTGCGCGCGATCTCGGCGCCGGCCCCGTCGGTCCTGCTGATCGACGAGATCGATAAGGCCGACAGCGAGTTCGAGGCGTTTCTGCTGGAGGTATTGAGCGATTTTCAAGTGAGCGTGCCGGAGCTGGGCACCTTGCGCGCTCGCCACATCCCGCTCGTGGTGCTCACCAGCAACAACGCGCGGGAGATGTCCGATGCGCTCAAACGGCGCTGTCTGCACCTGTACATCGACTTTCCGGCCGCCGGTCAGGAACTGGAGATCGTGCGCCTGAAGGTGCCTAACATCAGTGCCGCCCTGGCGCAGGACGTCGTGGCGGTAGTGCAACGCATTCGTCAGGTGGACCTCAAGAAGGTGCCGAGCATCAGCGAGACCCTGGACTGGGCCAGGGCGCTCACGCTGCTCAACGTCGAGCAACTCGACGAGGAGATCGTCCACGATACGCTCAACACGATCCTCAAGTACGAAGGCGACATGCGCAAGGCGCAGGACGAATTGAAGGACTTCGTGCAAAAGCGGCAGGCACAGCGGGCAGCGGCGGGGGCGGGCGAACAGGCCGAAAAGGACCTGCTGCACTGAGGCGCGGCCGGCCGGCGCCATGGATCGGAAGCTCATCGAGTTCGCGGCTCTCCTGCGGCAGAACGGAGTGCGGGTATCCATGGCCGAGAACATGGACGCCTTCCACGCCGTCAAGGTGCTCGGTCTCGGCGACCGGGTGACTTTCAAGGACACGCTGCGCGCCACGCTGATCAAGCGGGCCATCGACGCGGCAACGTTCGACGAACTGTTCGATCTGTATTTCACGAGGTTAGGTGAGGCTATCTCGCGCAGTACCGCGAACCTGATGTCGACCCTCGACCTCGACCCCGCGGCGTTTCAGCAGTTGTTGGAGCAACTGCAATCCATCCTGAAAGATCTCGACATCGAACTGTCCGATTTGGCGAGGTTTCTGCTCACCAACAACACCGGACAACTGGAGCGTCTGCTGCGGGAAGCGGCGCGGGCGGCCGATGCGCAGAACATCCAGCGGGCGTTTCAGGAGGGACGGTACAGCCACGCGATGGCGCAGTCTCTGGGGCTGGCGGGATTGACGGCGGAACTCGACGGGCTCAAGGCGCGTCTGGACGACGCCGCGGGGCTGGATGCGGCGGACCACGAAAGGCTGCGGCGCTTCCTGGAGCGGCGGCTGCAGGATCTCACCGAGATGATCAAGCGGGCAGTGCGCGTGGAGCTGGAGAAGCAGGATCAGTCGGTGCGCGACTCCCAACGTCTGCAGACGCTGGCGGAGAAGAGCTTCTATTACCTGTCCGAGGACGAGATCCGGCGCATGCGCGAGGCGGTAACCAGGTTGGCGCTGCGCCTGAAGAACGTTGCCTCGATCCGCCGGCAGCGCGCCAAGCGGGGTAAGTTCGACCTCAAGCGCACTCTGCGTCACAACCTCCAGTACGGGGGCGTGCCGTTCAAGATTCGCCTGGACCGGCGGATAAAGGAACGGCCGCAAGTGATGGTTCTCTGCGACGTGTCGGACTCGGTACGCAACGTGTCGCGGTTTATGTTGCAGTTCGTCTACTCGCTGCAGGACCTTTACGCGCGCGTGCGGAGTTTCATTTTCGTCAGCGAGATCGGTGAGGTGACGCATCTTTTCGAAGAGCAGGACATCACTAAGGCCGTCGAGCAGTCGTTGACGGGGAGCATCATCAACGTCTTTGCGCACTCCGACTTCGGCCGGGCGTTCCGGAGTTTTCACCGCGACCACATCGGGGCAGTGAACAAGAAGACCACTGTGTTGATTCTCGGCGACGCCCGCAACAACTACAACGTCCCGCACGAATGGGTGCTGCGGGAGATCCGGCAGCGCGCCAAGCAGCTCGTCTGGCTGAACCCGGAGAACCGGTTGACGTGGGGTTTCGGCGACAGCGAGATGGACCGGTACTTGCCGTACTGCGACGTCGTCGAGGAGTGCCGCAATCTCAACCAGCTCTATCGCGTCATCGACCGCCTGGTTTCGTGACGGGGGAAATGGGGATTGACGCTCCAAACCGATTCTGGGCAGAATGCCCGCACAAGGTAGAGGATGCGCACGCGCGTATGAGTCTAGAGGACGCCATTCTCATGAGCGTCGGTGGGCTGACCCTGGACCCGGTCACCAAGACTCCGATCGTCATTTTGAAGGACCGGGAAAACAAGCTGAACCTGCCAATCTGGATCGGCCTGCTCGAGGCGACGGCGATGGCGACGGAGCTCGAGGGGATCAAAATGGCGCGTCCGATGACCCACGATCTCCTGCGCAATGTGCTCTCCGAGCTGGGCGCGACGGTGGATTGCGTGGAGATCACGGATCTGAAGGAGAACACGTATTTCGCTCTGATTCACCTGCGCATTAACGGGGCGGAGGTGACGATCGACTCGCGGCCGAGCGACGCCATTTCCCTGGCGTTGCGCACCAAGAGCCCGATATACGTCGCCAAGCGGGTCATCGAAACGTCCAGCCTGTTGCAGCAGGCCGAGGACGCCAACGAGACCGATCTCTCCAACGTCTCGCGCGACAAGTGGAGCGAGATCCTGGAGAAAATGAACCCCGACGATTTCAAGTACAAGATGTGATCCCGCGGCGGCGGGGTTGCATCGGCGGTTCGTTACAACTTCCCCGAAAAGAGGTGCAGTCGGACCATGGCTCGTACACGTTATCGCCGCAAAGACCTCAAGCGCCCCGACGAATTCGTCAGCGCCGGCCGTCAGATGCTGCTCTGGGCCGGCGACAACTCGCGGCGGCTTTATCAGGCGCTCGGCGTGCTCGCGCTCGTTCTGGTGGCCGTTGGGGCATGGTATTCGTTGCGGGCGGCGCGCGCGCGGCAGGCCAACGAGGACCTTGGCAACGCGCTGGTGGCACTGCGCGGCGGCAAGTACGACGACGCGACGACGCAGCTAACCGAGGTGGCAAACCGCTGGCAGGGTACGGGTCCCGGGCAGGTAGCGAGTTTGTACGCGGCCAGCGCCGCGGTGAAGGCGGGCAAGTACGATGCCGCCGCGACCGTACTCGGGGGAGTCGTGCAGGGTGGAACGTTGGCGCCGTACTTACGCCAGCAGGCCCTGGTAACCCTGGCCTTCGCTCTCGATCGTCAGGGCGATACCGCGGCCGCGGCGGCCCGTTACGAAGAAGCCGCCGGCCTGGAGGGTCCGTTCACCGGCGAGGCAATTCTCGGTGCGGCGCGGGCGCGCGAGCGTGCGGGGGACGCGACGGCAGCGCGCGACTTGTATCAGCGCTACGCGCGCGAGTTCCCGAGCGCACCCGAAGCGAGCTGGGCAACGGCGAAGGCCGAGCCGCCGGGAGCCTGAGCGCCGCGGTCCTTCGCGCACCATAACGTACATTATCGGACGTTCCGTTTGCCGCCGCCGTAACCCCATATCCCTCGCGACCTCTCCCGCCGGCGCCCCGCTCACTGCCGCCCGGATCGCCCCCATCGCCGCTAACGCCGCTTGCGCTTCGCGCGCGGGCGCGGCTTTCTCGATGCCCGTACCCGCGCCAGCAACTCGTCCACCCTGAGACCGCCGAGGGTCTTGTGACGCCATGCCGCGTAGTCGCCGTATCCGGCCCCCGTCTGGATGGAGAATCGCAGAGCGCCCGCGTACCCCAGCCGGTCGACGAGAGCGTCCCAGCCGATGGCGCGGATTTGCGCGTCGGTCAAGTGCGCGCTCTTCACGAGTGTCCTTCCGTGCCAACGCACGCGAGGGCCTCGACGGGCAGCACGGCCCGCACCCGAATGCGTTCGGCGTTACGGCTTACGGAGCGGATCATCCGGTCGTCGGTCGTCACCAGGAGATCGACCTGCGCCGTCTCTGCCGAGGCCACGTGCAGTGCATCCAGGCCGCGCAAGCCGTATCTCTCGAGATCGCGGGCCCGTCGGGCGACGGCCGGAGAGACACCGACGGAGCCCCCGGCGAGGCTCAAGAGATCGAGAATCTTCATGATCCGCTCCGGTTCCGGTCCCTGGCTGACTTCGAAGACCAGATACTCGGACACTACTAGCTCAACGCGTTGGCTCTCGATGAGCGCGACGAGATTCGCCATCGCTTCCGCTTCGATGCGCACACGT
This Candidatus Binatia bacterium DNA region includes the following protein-coding sequences:
- a CDS encoding NRDE family protein, translated to MTQFELSHVRQRCGALFVLWRALILDAVCTLALFHRTSRERPVVIAANRDEFYDRPTAGPAVLASDPWVVAGRDLVAGGTWLGLNAHGLVAGLLNRRTATAIDPTRRSRGQLCLDALRHDSVAAAAAFVVGEPADRYNPFNLLLASPVAACVVGNISGAMVRQDLAPGVHLLTNLDLNDFECPRLARSHELFNALVSTVDSADPETLCAALRGVLADHATPLDPRTRSPLNNLCVHTDVYGTRSSTIIVAAGVPVRWRMWYAPGPPCQDAPEPVALPEKSR
- a CDS encoding MoxR family ATPase, producing the protein MSAAAATFQSIEDVVERFGRQRYICNRRIATVVYLASHLQKPILVEGPAGVGKTELAKVLADALGYDLIRLQCYEGLDEAKALYEWEYAKQLLYTQILKDKINDVVGGAASLREAVDRIASEDDVFFSDRFILPRPLLRAISAPAPSVLLIDEIDKADSEFEAFLLEVLSDFQVSVPELGTLRARHIPLVVLTSNNAREMSDALKRRCLHLYIDFPAAGQELEIVRLKVPNISAALAQDVVAVVQRIRQVDLKKVPSISETLDWARALTLLNVEQLDEEIVHDTLNTILKYEGDMRKAQDELKDFVQKRQAQRAAAGAGEQAEKDLLH
- a CDS encoding VWA domain-containing protein, which translates into the protein MDRKLIEFAALLRQNGVRVSMAENMDAFHAVKVLGLGDRVTFKDTLRATLIKRAIDAATFDELFDLYFTRLGEAISRSTANLMSTLDLDPAAFQQLLEQLQSILKDLDIELSDLARFLLTNNTGQLERLLREAARAADAQNIQRAFQEGRYSHAMAQSLGLAGLTAELDGLKARLDDAAGLDAADHERLRRFLERRLQDLTEMIKRAVRVELEKQDQSVRDSQRLQTLAEKSFYYLSEDEIRRMREAVTRLALRLKNVASIRRQRAKRGKFDLKRTLRHNLQYGGVPFKIRLDRRIKERPQVMVLCDVSDSVRNVSRFMLQFVYSLQDLYARVRSFIFVSEIGEVTHLFEEQDITKAVEQSLTGSIINVFAHSDFGRAFRSFHRDHIGAVNKKTTVLILGDARNNYNVPHEWVLREIRQRAKQLVWLNPENRLTWGFGDSEMDRYLPYCDVVEECRNLNQLYRVIDRLVS
- a CDS encoding bifunctional nuclease family protein produces the protein MSLEDAILMSVGGLTLDPVTKTPIVILKDRENKLNLPIWIGLLEATAMATELEGIKMARPMTHDLLRNVLSELGATVDCVEITDLKENTYFALIHLRINGAEVTIDSRPSDAISLALRTKSPIYVAKRVIETSSLLQQAEDANETDLSNVSRDKWSEILEKMNPDDFKYKM
- a CDS encoding PIN domain-containing protein — translated: MRVYLNTSALNRPFDDLSSPRVRIEAEAMANLVALIESQRVELVVSEYLVFEVSQGPEPERIMKILDLLSLAGGSVGVSPAVARRARDLERYGLRGLDALHVASAETAQVDLLVTTDDRMIRSVSRNAERIRVRAVLPVEALACVGTEGHS